One Glutamicibacter halophytocola DNA segment encodes these proteins:
- a CDS encoding DUF2599 domain-containing protein, which translates to MITTDPEKPVVYEDSATTMKLHVRLPNADKASQGKRSELGGVTFDNFDDSTSTVLPKTDGSLQIATVIESSEAPNEYEYTVTSKSGGEMVLERDGSVSILDENGEWEVGVARLWAKDANGNEIPTEYRIDGDKLIQHVAFDNDTDFPVVADPWLGYNLISKTSWAMDLWQYSPTLKVYPTSFGRYHAGLAARWAAWSETLSKTTRKGWPNPDTTSMKNQFLCHFDVVRLRAPNKEYWGLDSRLPNRGYWGHVKKNCN; encoded by the coding sequence GTGATTACCACCGACCCCGAAAAGCCGGTAGTTTACGAGGATTCCGCGACTACGATGAAGCTTCACGTCAGGCTCCCGAATGCAGATAAGGCATCTCAAGGAAAAAGGTCTGAGCTGGGCGGCGTCACCTTTGACAACTTCGACGACAGCACGAGCACCGTCCTCCCAAAAACCGATGGCTCTCTGCAAATCGCGACCGTCATTGAATCGAGCGAAGCTCCAAACGAGTACGAGTACACAGTTACCAGTAAATCGGGAGGAGAAATGGTACTGGAGCGTGATGGGAGCGTCTCCATTCTTGATGAGAACGGAGAATGGGAAGTTGGAGTCGCGCGCCTATGGGCAAAAGATGCCAACGGCAATGAAATTCCGACAGAATACCGGATTGATGGCGACAAACTGATACAGCACGTTGCTTTTGATAACGACACGGACTTTCCCGTTGTTGCCGATCCTTGGCTGGGATATAACTTGATTAGCAAAACCTCATGGGCCATGGACCTTTGGCAATACAGTCCCACGTTAAAGGTATATCCAACTTCGTTTGGCCGGTACCACGCCGGGCTGGCTGCCAGGTGGGCTGCTTGGTCTGAAACTCTTTCTAAGACGACACGAAAAGGTTGGCCCAACCCGGACACAACTTCGATGAAAAATCAGTTTCTTTGCCATTTCGATGTTGTTCGTCTTCGAGCCCCGAATAAAGAATACTGGGGTCTGGACTCACGACTTCCGAATCGCGGATACTGGGGACACGTGAAGAAGAACTGTAACTAG
- a CDS encoding amino acid permease translates to MDNSTPHATAAHVPDAALTVGDNDYHKGLSSRQMQMIAIGGAIGTGLFMGAGGRLADAGPGIVISYAVCGFFAFLILRALGELVMHRPSTGSFVSYAREFYGEKAAFATGWLYWLNWVMTAIVDITAVALYMGFFGKYVAWIGSVPQWVWALLALAVVLTMNLISVKAFGEMEFWFALIKVIALVAFLIIGCYFVIFGTPVEGHDVGFSLITDNGGLLPNGFMPVLVLMQGVVFSYASIELIGTAAGEAKNPEKVMPKAINTVIIRIAVFYVGSLVLLSLLLPYTAYSSGESPFVTFFGSIGIKGMDVIMNLVVLTAALSSLNAGLYSTGRIMRSMSLNGSAPRFAGRMNKAGVPYGGIVITAVVAVLGVVLNAIVPAAAFEIVLNFAAIGIIASWAMIVLCQMALVKSAKRGEQDRPSFRMPLAPISGWVTLAFLVMVLIMMAFDNPVGTWTIASLVIIIPMIIGGWYLCRGRINELAQARMNAKASVD, encoded by the coding sequence ATGGACAATTCCACCCCGCACGCCACTGCGGCGCACGTGCCTGACGCCGCGCTGACCGTCGGCGACAACGATTACCACAAGGGCCTTTCCTCCCGGCAGATGCAGATGATCGCCATTGGCGGCGCCATCGGCACCGGCCTGTTCATGGGCGCCGGAGGCCGACTGGCTGATGCCGGCCCCGGCATTGTCATCAGTTACGCAGTCTGCGGCTTCTTCGCCTTCCTGATCCTGCGTGCGCTGGGCGAACTGGTCATGCACCGCCCATCCACCGGCTCGTTCGTCTCCTACGCCCGCGAGTTCTACGGCGAGAAGGCCGCTTTCGCCACCGGCTGGCTGTACTGGCTGAACTGGGTGATGACTGCGATTGTGGACATCACCGCGGTGGCCCTGTACATGGGCTTCTTCGGCAAGTACGTCGCCTGGATCGGTTCGGTGCCACAGTGGGTCTGGGCGCTGCTGGCCCTGGCCGTAGTGCTGACCATGAACCTGATCTCGGTCAAGGCCTTTGGCGAGATGGAATTCTGGTTCGCACTGATCAAGGTAATCGCACTGGTCGCCTTCCTGATTATCGGCTGCTACTTCGTCATCTTCGGCACCCCGGTAGAAGGCCACGATGTCGGCTTCTCGCTAATCACCGATAACGGCGGGCTATTGCCCAACGGCTTCATGCCGGTGCTGGTACTCATGCAGGGCGTGGTCTTCTCCTACGCTTCCATCGAGCTGATCGGCACCGCTGCAGGCGAGGCCAAGAACCCTGAAAAGGTCATGCCCAAGGCCATCAACACCGTGATCATCCGCATCGCCGTGTTCTATGTCGGCTCCTTGGTCCTGCTTTCTCTGCTGCTGCCCTACACCGCCTACAGCTCCGGGGAATCGCCCTTCGTGACCTTCTTCGGTTCCATCGGCATCAAGGGCATGGACGTGATCATGAACCTGGTGGTTCTCACCGCTGCGCTATCTTCGCTGAATGCCGGCCTGTACTCCACCGGCCGCATCATGCGCTCGATGTCCCTGAACGGCTCGGCTCCGCGCTTCGCCGGACGCATGAACAAGGCCGGCGTCCCGTACGGCGGCATCGTGATCACCGCTGTGGTGGCCGTGCTCGGTGTTGTCCTGAACGCCATCGTTCCTGCTGCAGCGTTCGAGATCGTGCTGAACTTTGCCGCCATCGGCATCATCGCTTCGTGGGCCATGATCGTGCTGTGCCAGATGGCCTTGGTGAAGTCGGCCAAGCGCGGCGAGCAGGATCGCCCGAGCTTCCGCATGCCTCTGGCGCCGATTTCCGGTTGGGTCACCTTGGCCTTCCTGGTCATGGTGCTGATCATGATGGCCTTTGACAACCCGGTAGGCACCTGGACCATCGCCTCGCTGGTCATCATCATTCCGATGATCATTGGCGGCTGGTACCTGTGCCGCGGCCGTATCAATGAATTGGCCCAGGCTCGCATGAACGCCAAGGCGTCGGTGGACTAA
- a CDS encoding S9 family peptidase gives MSEVEHSKHSFHKLDSYISMPRLGGLALSPDGTRLVTTMSTLSEDETSYDSALWAIDPKGQAPARRLTFGEQGESQPQFTASGDLLFVAKRSSKDDAKPEGWLLPSEGGEARPVISHPAGVQSLQACEQSPQTIVLRTSAHSRVKDLEAEEKLRTARKDKKVSAILHTGYPVRYWDHDLGPSTPHLYTGTLPENQDSARTELTDLTPGIGANLQEAAFDVAPNGEFLITEWQVNEGRASLAPGLMRIDMHSGAQDLLLAPDDTFEYTLGKISPDSKELVYARWHRSTADTAPVFELWLMHLADGSTHQIAAGWDRWVNDIQWVPNGRSMLLIADDNGHSPIFHLSLYNDKITRLTDEGSFTDVAISRDSRTAYALRSSYLYPAEPVAVDLTHVHELEAGDFADLTQLLSPAPRPQLPGTLAEVTTTAEDGSTVRAWLALPESASAQNKAPLLLWIHGGPLGSWNAWSWRWSPWLLVAQGYAVLLPDPALSTGYGQEFIQRGWGRWGQEPFTDLMAITDAAEARDDIDEARTAAMGGSFGGYMANWVAGHTDRFKAIVTHASLWALEGFGKTTDAAFYWTREMSPEMRELNSPHHSVGNIVTPMLVIHGDKDYRVPIGEGLRLWYELLADSGLPQKEDGSTEHQFLYFPDENHWILSPQHAKIWYEVVTEFLSQKVLDNAPGELPELLG, from the coding sequence ATGAGTGAGGTGGAACACTCTAAGCATTCATTTCATAAATTGGATTCGTACATCTCTATGCCCCGGCTCGGCGGCCTAGCTCTCTCCCCTGATGGAACGCGCCTGGTCACGACCATGAGCACCCTATCCGAGGACGAAACCAGCTACGACAGCGCCTTGTGGGCCATCGATCCCAAAGGCCAAGCCCCGGCGCGCAGGCTCACCTTCGGAGAACAGGGCGAATCGCAGCCCCAGTTCACCGCCAGTGGCGATCTGCTTTTCGTGGCCAAGCGCTCCAGCAAGGACGACGCCAAGCCCGAAGGCTGGTTGCTCCCGTCCGAAGGCGGTGAAGCCCGCCCGGTCATCTCCCACCCGGCCGGCGTCCAGTCTCTGCAGGCCTGCGAGCAATCCCCGCAAACCATCGTCCTGCGCACCAGCGCACATAGCCGCGTCAAGGACCTTGAAGCCGAAGAGAAACTGCGCACGGCCCGCAAGGACAAGAAGGTCTCTGCGATTTTGCACACCGGTTATCCGGTGCGCTACTGGGACCATGACCTCGGCCCATCCACCCCGCACCTCTACACCGGCACACTTCCAGAGAATCAGGATTCTGCCCGTACCGAGCTCACGGATCTAACCCCGGGCATCGGCGCGAACCTCCAGGAGGCCGCCTTTGATGTGGCACCCAATGGCGAATTCCTGATCACCGAGTGGCAGGTGAACGAAGGACGGGCCTCCCTGGCCCCGGGCCTCATGCGCATCGACATGCACAGCGGCGCCCAGGATCTGCTCCTGGCCCCAGATGACACTTTTGAGTACACGCTGGGCAAGATCAGCCCAGATTCCAAAGAGCTGGTCTACGCTCGCTGGCACCGCTCAACAGCAGATACTGCACCGGTCTTCGAACTGTGGCTGATGCACTTGGCCGATGGATCCACCCACCAGATTGCTGCCGGTTGGGACCGTTGGGTCAATGACATTCAATGGGTTCCCAATGGGCGTTCGATGCTGCTGATCGCGGACGACAACGGGCACAGCCCGATCTTCCACCTGAGCCTGTACAACGACAAGATCACCCGGCTGACCGACGAAGGCAGCTTCACAGACGTGGCCATCAGTCGTGATTCCCGCACCGCCTACGCGCTGCGTTCCAGCTACCTGTACCCTGCCGAGCCGGTAGCGGTGGACCTGACCCATGTCCACGAGCTTGAAGCCGGCGACTTCGCCGATCTGACCCAGTTGCTCTCCCCTGCGCCCCGCCCGCAGCTTCCTGGAACACTGGCTGAGGTCACCACCACCGCGGAAGACGGTTCCACGGTGCGCGCCTGGCTGGCGTTGCCAGAGTCGGCATCGGCGCAGAACAAGGCACCGCTGCTGCTGTGGATCCATGGCGGGCCGCTGGGCTCGTGGAACGCATGGAGCTGGCGCTGGAGCCCCTGGCTGTTGGTGGCCCAGGGCTACGCAGTATTGCTGCCCGACCCTGCCCTGTCCACCGGCTACGGCCAGGAATTCATCCAGCGCGGCTGGGGACGCTGGGGCCAGGAACCATTCACGGACCTGATGGCCATCACCGATGCGGCCGAGGCCCGTGACGACATCGACGAAGCCCGCACGGCAGCGATGGGTGGTTCCTTTGGCGGCTACATGGCCAACTGGGTGGCCGGACATACCGACCGCTTCAAGGCCATCGTCACCCACGCAAGCTTGTGGGCACTGGAGGGCTTCGGCAAAACCACCGATGCGGCCTTCTACTGGACCCGCGAGATGAGCCCGGAAATGCGCGAGCTGAATTCTCCGCATCATTCGGTAGGCAATATTGTCACGCCGATGCTGGTGATCCACGGCGACAAGGATTACCGAGTGCCCATCGGCGAAGGACTTCGCTTGTGGTACGAGTTGCTGGCAGATTCCGGTTTGCCGCAAAAGGAAGACGGCAGCACCGAGCACCAGTTCCTGTACTTCCCGGATGAGAACCACTGGATCCTCTCCCCGCAGCACGCCAAGATCTGGTACGAAGTCGTCACCGAATTCCTGTCCCAGAAGGTCTTGGACAACGCGCCTGGCGAACTGCCCGAGCTCCTGGGCTAG
- a CDS encoding cell surface protein encodes MSRNAVKAFRILYALALTGLNAAVIAFYTLWQIADTAAINRMETGSGMDVAQMLPNSNLMWAAAHGSLIMLIIVDIMAFFQVMTAFSSHGKVVYNGKLGPAIQTTKV; translated from the coding sequence ATGTCAAGGAACGCAGTGAAAGCCTTCCGAATTCTTTATGCATTGGCATTGACCGGACTGAATGCAGCAGTCATCGCCTTCTACACGCTGTGGCAAATTGCAGATACTGCTGCAATCAATCGAATGGAGACGGGCAGTGGCATGGATGTCGCCCAAATGCTCCCTAACTCCAACCTGATGTGGGCGGCGGCGCATGGATCGCTCATCATGCTGATAATTGTCGACATCATGGCATTCTTCCAAGTCATGACGGCATTTTCTTCTCATGGCAAGGTAGTCTACAACGGAAAATTAGGACCAGCTATTCAAACTACAAAAGTCTAA